A stretch of Alkalicella caledoniensis DNA encodes these proteins:
- a CDS encoding inorganic pyrophosphatase, with product MNNEKYWKALEHLVSTSKIIIDRPKGTRHPTATQIIYPLDYGYLEGTSAGDGEGIDVWLGTQKERQVDAIICSVDLTKRDAEIKILIGCTEQEKETIHKFHNQLEPISGMLIKRSK from the coding sequence ATGAACAACGAAAAATACTGGAAAGCATTAGAACACTTAGTTTCCACATCAAAGATAATAATAGACAGACCCAAAGGAACCCGCCACCCAACAGCAACGCAAATAATCTACCCACTAGATTACGGATACTTAGAAGGGACATCAGCAGGAGATGGAGAAGGAATAGATGTATGGCTAGGAACTCAAAAAGAAAGACAAGTAGATGCCATAATATGCAGTGTAGACCTAACCAAACGAGACGCAGAAATCAAAATCCTAATAGGTTGCACAGAACAAGAAAAAGAGACAATACATAAGTTCCACAATCAGCTTGAACCAATTAGCGGGATGCTGATAAAAAGAAGCAAATAA
- a CDS encoding GNAT family N-acetyltransferase: MTIKFRNYVQKERFGSDYHKVIEFLKRINQEEVVRPNFQWSRWAWFISRPLDNEEQKNLIGLWEDEGKIVALATFELFFGNVYVIVDKGYNFLLQEIISYSIDNLSNDGELKIIINDNDKEFQSMAAKNGFRPTEKKQCVAKLEITDNLDYNLPEGFTVTSMADNWDFHQYNSVMWKGFGSKGEPDQSPEMIDWRKTMLSSPHLTPEITIAVVAPNGNYASHCGLWYHPEEGYANVEPVATDPDYRKMGLAKAAIYESVLRAAKLGAKEAYVVSSQQFYYNIGFRPHCTETWWELV, from the coding sequence ATGACAATTAAATTTAGAAATTATGTACAAAAAGAGCGGTTTGGGAGTGACTATCACAAGGTGATTGAATTCTTGAAACGCATAAATCAAGAAGAAGTAGTGAGGCCAAACTTTCAATGGTCAAGATGGGCCTGGTTTATAAGTCGACCCTTAGATAATGAGGAGCAAAAGAACCTAATTGGCCTTTGGGAAGATGAAGGTAAGATTGTGGCACTTGCAACATTTGAATTATTTTTTGGAAATGTATATGTTATCGTAGATAAAGGTTATAATTTTTTACTACAAGAGATTATTTCATATTCCATAGATAACCTATCCAACGACGGAGAACTAAAGATCATAATAAATGATAACGATAAAGAATTTCAATCTATGGCAGCAAAAAACGGATTTAGGCCTACTGAAAAAAAACAGTGTGTTGCAAAGCTGGAAATAACTGATAACTTGGACTATAACCTTCCAGAGGGATTTACCGTAACTAGCATGGCAGACAACTGGGACTTTCATCAGTACAACAGTGTAATGTGGAAAGGATTTGGATCCAAAGGAGAGCCAGACCAAAGTCCTGAAATGATTGATTGGAGAAAGACCATGTTAAGTAGTCCACACCTAACGCCTGAGATTACCATAGCAGTAGTCGCCCCAAATGGAAACTATGCTTCCCATTGTGGACTGTGGTACCACCCAGAAGAGGGCTATGCCAATGTGGAGCCAGTGGCAACAGATCCAGACTATCGCAAAATGGGTCTAGCTAAAGCTGCTATATATGAATCAGTTTTACGGGCAGCAAAATTAGGTGCAAAAGAAGCATATGTGGTATCATCACAGCAGTTTTATTATAATATCGGATTTAGACCCCACTGCACAGAAACATGGTGGGAGTTAGTTTAG
- a CDS encoding serine hydrolase domain-containing protein, which yields MRKKLATLGLFLVLAIIPYTFTYNGYVKTESMDALVESLETETPNLLEKYKIPGAAISIIENGNVRWIGTFGNADIEGEVEVSKESVFQVASISKSVTALGIMRLVEQGKISLNEPIESYISRWEIPESIYDKNDVTIRRLLSHTSGLSVGGGYPGYEPSKELPTLEESLSGIGGGSRPVELVRKSGTQYSYSGGGYNLLQLLIEEVTGREFATFMKEDILIPFGMNSSSFLWEENLRGNTAKAYDVNLELLPNYLFIEKAAAGLYTTIEDMSKLVIGEIESYNGSGIFQSETIREMYEPVLEVKGLEGFIYDNTALGHFVNLDSNSNMIVSHDGGNNGWRANFSLAPKEGNGVVILTNGNNGDYLLTEVLNSWHYTNFQEDRSFDKLEHRVIATIYSLTSVLVLWSGLVIMKIAKGVKDGRVEVKVFSRKITLFIKCFICAVLILVLYLIYMILVPILGFIYPGIGSILFTGILIRSILIVIQIFITTKPEGLAI from the coding sequence ATGAGGAAAAAATTAGCAACCCTAGGATTATTTTTAGTTTTAGCTATAATTCCCTATACTTTTACGTACAATGGGTACGTGAAAACAGAAAGCATGGATGCACTTGTTGAAAGTTTAGAAACAGAAACCCCGAATTTACTAGAAAAATATAAAATACCAGGGGCAGCAATATCAATAATAGAAAATGGGAATGTAAGATGGATCGGGACCTTCGGAAATGCCGATATTGAAGGGGAAGTGGAAGTTAGTAAAGAATCAGTGTTCCAAGTTGCTTCCATTTCTAAGTCCGTTACAGCCCTTGGAATCATGAGGTTAGTCGAGCAAGGGAAAATCAGTCTAAATGAGCCAATTGAAAGTTATATATCGAGATGGGAAATACCTGAATCCATATACGATAAGAATGATGTTACTATAAGACGATTATTAAGCCATACCTCGGGATTATCTGTAGGAGGAGGTTACCCAGGTTATGAACCATCTAAAGAATTACCAACACTAGAAGAATCACTAAGTGGTATTGGAGGGGGTTCAAGGCCTGTGGAATTGGTTAGAAAATCAGGCACACAATATAGTTACTCAGGTGGAGGGTATAACTTACTACAATTATTGATAGAAGAAGTCACTGGTAGGGAATTTGCTACCTTCATGAAAGAAGATATATTAATCCCCTTTGGTATGAACAGCAGTAGTTTTCTCTGGGAGGAAAATTTACGAGGTAACACTGCTAAGGCTTATGACGTTAACTTAGAACTACTACCTAACTACCTATTTATTGAAAAGGCCGCCGCGGGGTTATATACAACAATTGAAGATATGAGTAAGCTTGTAATAGGAGAAATAGAGAGCTACAATGGGTCAGGAATTTTTCAATCAGAAACTATTAGAGAAATGTACGAACCAGTTCTTGAAGTAAAGGGTCTAGAAGGATTTATATATGATAACACTGCTTTGGGCCATTTTGTAAATTTAGATAGTAATAGCAATATGATAGTATCCCATGATGGAGGAAACAACGGCTGGAGAGCAAATTTTAGTTTGGCACCAAAAGAAGGTAATGGTGTGGTCATATTAACAAATGGAAATAACGGGGATTATCTATTAACTGAAGTGTTGAACTCTTGGCATTACACAAACTTCCAAGAAGACCGTTCCTTCGATAAGTTAGAACATAGGGTTATTGCAACTATATATTCCCTGACATCTGTACTTGTACTTTGGTCAGGGCTAGTAATTATGAAAATAGCTAAGGGAGTTAAAGATGGTAGAGTAGAAGTTAAGGTATTTTCGAGAAAAATAACCTTATTTATCAAATGCTTTATATGCGCAGTTTTAATACTTGTACTTTACCTGATATATATGATTCTAGTTCCGATATTGGGTTTTATATACCCAGGCATAGGAAGTATATTATTTACAGGCATACTAATTCGAAGCATACTAATAGTTATTCAAATATTCATTACCACAAAACCAGAAGGATTAGCCATCTAA
- the rlmD gene encoding 23S rRNA (uracil(1939)-C(5))-methyltransferase RlmD, whose product MLKKDDIVEIKIEDVTHEGEGVGKIDGFALFVPKTVTGDVVKAKVISTKKAYGRALIEEIITPSPHRVEPKCSVYDDCGGCNLQHASYEHQMQIKRKIVSDAIKRIGGFEDVPVHETLSADSENYRNKMQAPVGIIEGKTVAGFYKPRSHDIVETESCTIQHSHNNHILNNIVKAVRELEIPPYEEKTGKGTIRHIMTRVGVATNQTMAVIVVTDKTFHKKGDLVTKIRKLLPKLTTLVINVNNKKTNVILGEESQVVFGPGYIEEISQDITFKISPLSFFQVNPKGMELLYNKAVEYASLTGEENVIDAYCGLGSISLFMAKKAREVIGIEVVPQAVADANENAKINKIENVKFIEGKAEEIMVDLAEKGEYNDVVVLDPPRKGCEESLLVAIKRMAPEKVVYVSCNPSTLARDLKILCQNEDYKLEEVQPVDMFPHTGHVEVVCKLSR is encoded by the coding sequence ATGCTAAAAAAAGATGATATAGTTGAAATAAAGATTGAAGATGTAACACACGAAGGAGAAGGTGTAGGAAAAATAGATGGCTTTGCCCTATTCGTACCTAAAACAGTAACGGGGGATGTGGTTAAAGCAAAGGTTATTAGCACAAAAAAAGCCTATGGCCGTGCACTAATAGAAGAGATAATAACTCCTTCACCCCATAGAGTAGAACCCAAATGTAGTGTTTATGACGACTGTGGCGGCTGTAATCTACAACATGCTAGCTATGAGCACCAAATGCAGATAAAAAGAAAGATAGTATCCGATGCCATAAAAAGAATAGGTGGCTTTGAAGACGTTCCTGTACATGAAACCCTTTCAGCAGACAGCGAGAACTACCGTAACAAAATGCAAGCACCTGTGGGAATAATCGAAGGTAAAACTGTGGCAGGATTCTATAAACCTCGCAGCCACGATATTGTAGAAACAGAAAGCTGTACCATCCAACATAGTCACAACAATCACATATTAAACAACATTGTAAAAGCTGTACGTGAGCTAGAAATTCCCCCATACGAAGAAAAGACAGGTAAAGGAACAATCCGTCATATCATGACAAGGGTGGGAGTAGCCACAAACCAAACCATGGCCGTAATAGTGGTAACAGATAAAACCTTCCACAAAAAGGGGGATCTAGTTACTAAAATAAGAAAGTTACTACCAAAGCTCACAACCCTAGTTATAAACGTAAACAACAAAAAAACCAACGTTATTCTAGGGGAAGAAAGCCAAGTAGTGTTTGGCCCAGGATATATAGAAGAGATATCACAAGACATAACCTTTAAAATCTCTCCACTATCCTTCTTCCAAGTAAACCCTAAAGGGATGGAGCTTCTATATAACAAAGCAGTGGAATACGCAAGTCTGACCGGAGAAGAAAATGTAATAGACGCTTACTGTGGACTAGGAAGTATCAGCCTATTTATGGCTAAAAAGGCAAGGGAAGTAATTGGCATAGAAGTAGTGCCCCAAGCAGTAGCTGATGCCAATGAAAACGCCAAAATTAACAAAATAGAAAACGTAAAATTCATAGAAGGAAAAGCAGAAGAAATCATGGTAGACCTAGCGGAAAAAGGAGAGTACAACGACGTAGTTGTACTAGATCCTCCAAGAAAAGGATGCGAAGAATCCTTACTTGTAGCCATCAAAAGAATGGCCCCAGAAAAAGTAGTATACGTATCCTGTAACCCTTCAACACTGGCAAGGGATCTAAAAATATTGTGCCAAAATGAAGACTACAAACTAGAAGAAGTACAGCCAGTAGACATGTTCCCACATACGGGACATGTAGAAGTTGTCTGTAAATTAAGCAGGTAA
- a CDS encoding tyrosine-type recombinase/integrase — protein sequence MKGGVRKRGSSWYYYFDLGKVEGKRKKIERKGGNTKKEAEAALRKALQEYENAGLLFEPSEISVADYMDYWLKNYVEMNCKYNTIDGYSRIITNHIKPAIGSYKLKSITPAVLQQFVNEKSTQGFAKNYLVNIISVLSGSFKAAVHPYKFIKDNPMQYVKLPKNENKKYDTDRKVITQDEFQRIIDRFPQGNSFYIPLQIAYHTGTRVGECCALTWEDIDLENKVIEINKILLKKEKKQWYFGSTKTESSVRKIPIGKTLLDILKKHKKWQMENRLKYGKHYNQYYVDKNERIYSVDGTKEFKTTDTQLQYVCTKEDGGLVTPETIRYCSRVINYELLIQFNFHALRHTHATLLIENGANMKDVQTRLGHSRLTTTMDTYTHATEKMSKDTVDIFEKVCHPQPK from the coding sequence ATGAAAGGTGGAGTAAGGAAACGTGGAAGCAGTTGGTATTATTATTTTGACTTGGGCAAGGTAGAAGGGAAAAGAAAGAAGATTGAAAGGAAGGGTGGGAACACCAAGAAGGAAGCTGAAGCTGCATTAAGAAAAGCACTTCAGGAATATGAAAATGCAGGTCTTTTATTTGAACCAAGTGAAATTTCTGTTGCTGATTACATGGATTATTGGCTGAAAAACTATGTTGAAATGAATTGTAAGTATAACACCATTGACGGATATTCACGAATCATCACTAACCACATCAAGCCAGCCATTGGTTCGTACAAACTGAAATCCATCACCCCTGCTGTTCTTCAGCAGTTTGTAAATGAAAAGTCAACCCAAGGTTTTGCAAAGAATTACTTGGTCAATATTATTTCAGTGCTTTCAGGTTCATTCAAGGCAGCAGTTCACCCTTACAAGTTCATCAAGGACAACCCAATGCAATATGTAAAGCTGCCAAAGAATGAAAACAAGAAATATGACACTGACAGGAAGGTTATCACCCAGGATGAATTCCAAAGGATTATTGACCGCTTCCCCCAGGGCAATTCTTTTTACATCCCTTTGCAGATTGCTTATCACACTGGAACAAGGGTTGGGGAATGTTGTGCTTTAACTTGGGAAGATATTGACCTGGAAAACAAGGTAATTGAAATCAATAAAATCTTACTGAAGAAGGAAAAAAAGCAATGGTATTTTGGTTCAACCAAAACAGAATCATCAGTAAGGAAAATACCAATTGGGAAAACCTTGCTTGACATTCTGAAGAAGCATAAGAAATGGCAAATGGAAAACCGCCTGAAGTATGGGAAGCATTATAACCAGTATTATGTGGACAAGAATGAAAGGATTTATTCTGTTGATGGAACAAAGGAATTCAAGACAACTGACACCCAGCTTCAATATGTTTGCACCAAGGAAGATGGTGGATTGGTCACACCTGAAACCATTAGATATTGCAGCAGGGTCATAAACTATGAACTTCTAATTCAGTTCAACTTCCATGCTTTAAGGCACACACATGCCACCCTGCTTATTGAAAATGGTGCTAATATGAAGGATGTTCAAACAAGGCTTGGTCATTCCAGGCTTACAACCACAATGGACACCTATACCCATGCAACTGAAAAGATGTCCAAAGATACTGTTGATATATTTGAAAAGGTCTGCCACCCACAACCAAAATAG
- a CDS encoding helix-turn-helix domain-containing protein has protein sequence MNIGERIRSLRKERDLTQKELSKLSSISEISIRKYENGDRQPKQNAIFHLAKALNVNEGWLMGYDVPMEREENIILAEQSEELTSFIRYLESIKYLVRIEKDMRDDESLTDGDNETFVVSLSKDKKTISFTEEEFDEFQDIIKKSIEFEIFKADESKK, from the coding sequence ATGAATATAGGTGAAAGAATTAGGTCTTTGAGAAAGGAAAGAGATTTAACTCAAAAAGAATTGTCAAAGCTATCATCCATTTCAGAAATAAGCATCAGGAAGTATGAAAATGGTGATAGGCAACCAAAGCAAAATGCAATATTTCATCTTGCTAAAGCCTTGAATGTAAATGAAGGTTGGTTAATGGGTTATGATGTACCAATGGAAAGGGAAGAAAACATAATTCTTGCAGAACAAAGTGAAGAATTAACCAGTTTCATAAGATACTTGGAATCAATTAAATACCTGGTTCGTATTGAAAAGGATATGCGGGATGATGAATCATTGACTGATGGGGACAATGAAACCTTTGTTGTCAGTTTGAGTAAGGATAAAAAGACTATTTCATTTACTGAAGAAGAATTTGATGAATTTCAAGATATTATAAAAAAATCCATAGAATTCGAGATTTTCAAGGCTGATGAAAGCAAGAAATAA
- a CDS encoding helix-turn-helix domain-containing protein → MMKLDSQKLLIGMANACITITELAEKSNVSRPALTKFTTGKSNPKPATIGKLAKALDVKVEDLIERGE, encoded by the coding sequence ATGATGAAATTGGATTCTCAAAAGCTTTTAATTGGAATGGCAAATGCTTGTATCACGATTACTGAACTTGCAGAAAAATCCAATGTTTCAAGACCAGCATTAACCAAGTTCACCACTGGTAAGAGTAATCCCAAGCCTGCAACAATTGGTAAGCTGGCAAAGGCATTGGATGTCAAGGTTGAAGATTTGATTGAAAGGGGTGAATAA
- a CDS encoding helix-turn-helix domain-containing protein produces MREIKDDDILYTVAEVAKIMRTNPAYVYELIKANLLPVLKLGSYKVRKDDLLEFLETHVGMDLSNPHQIKQLEVSKGE; encoded by the coding sequence ATGCGGGAAATCAAAGATGATGACATTTTATACACAGTGGCAGAAGTTGCAAAGATAATGCGAACAAACCCCGCTTATGTTTATGAACTGATAAAAGCTAATTTGCTTCCAGTTCTTAAATTGGGCAGCTATAAGGTCAGAAAAGATGATTTGCTGGAATTCCTTGAAACGCATGTAGGGATGGATTTGAGTAACCCCCATCAAATTAAACAGCTTGAAGTAAGTAAAGGCGAATGA
- a CDS encoding phage/plasmid primase, P4 family, translated as MFEWDKTGFFKGFVPNKTKKGSEKEPAVAYTKEENHITLEAARTHKSFSGVLADDAALIEFDDQEQGEIFLNIIKGLKIPCLVSDREGGQGHHFLFKDTLGQLKTCTGVMLACGVRKVDIKTGKRNGLECLKLLGNERTVIYNEVPYSETEKWMLPLDKVIEFSELADGDGRNPTLFRYIGSLQNAGLTIEEVRQTIRIINKFVLKEPVQEKEVESILRDDAFFRQSFFKGKTFLHDKFGDYLKNNNNIIKIDDKLHIYHEGTYIQALDKIEREMLKLIPFLTDAKRKEVLKYLNVICDEKVKADAKLITFKNGIYNIEDDSFMDFSPQHVITNKINWNYNPAAYSEIADKTLNKLACQDEQVRLLLEELIGYTFYRRNELGKAFILTGTGANGKSTFIAVLNHILGDKNIAALDLKELGDRFSTVTLYGKLANLGDDIGSNFIPDPSLFKKITTGDKITAEQKGQPKFEFNPYCKLIFSANNVPRMNDRSNAIIRRLVIIPFEAKFSDKDNDHDPEIKYKLQSQESIEYLISLGITSLKRVLKNKKFSISEKIKKEVDEFEVENNPVLGFLRECEEEDVQVENEPTKEIYQRYKGYCSRNGFQEMSKTSFSRQLNQVAGYTTAVTRLKGSLSRVYVKADNVTVT; from the coding sequence TTGTTTGAATGGGATAAAACAGGATTTTTTAAAGGTTTCGTACCTAATAAGACAAAGAAAGGCAGCGAAAAAGAACCCGCTGTTGCTTATACCAAGGAAGAAAATCATATTACCCTGGAAGCTGCAAGAACGCATAAAAGCTTCAGTGGTGTTTTAGCTGATGATGCAGCTTTGATTGAATTTGATGACCAAGAGCAAGGGGAAATCTTTCTTAATATAATCAAAGGCTTGAAAATTCCCTGTTTAGTTAGTGACAGGGAAGGTGGTCAAGGTCATCACTTTCTATTTAAAGATACCTTGGGACAATTAAAAACTTGCACTGGTGTAATGTTAGCATGTGGTGTAAGAAAGGTTGATATAAAAACAGGTAAAAGAAACGGTTTAGAATGTTTAAAACTTCTAGGGAATGAAAGAACAGTGATTTACAATGAAGTACCATATTCTGAAACTGAAAAGTGGATGCTTCCCTTAGATAAGGTCATAGAGTTTTCAGAATTAGCTGATGGTGATGGTCGAAATCCCACACTGTTCAGATATATTGGAAGCCTTCAAAATGCTGGATTAACTATTGAAGAAGTCAGGCAAACCATAAGAATTATAAATAAATTTGTTCTTAAAGAACCAGTACAGGAAAAGGAAGTTGAAAGTATTTTGCGGGATGATGCTTTCTTTAGGCAATCATTCTTTAAAGGGAAAACATTCCTGCATGATAAGTTTGGGGATTACTTAAAAAACAACAATAACATCATCAAAATTGATGACAAGCTTCACATTTATCATGAAGGAACTTATATTCAAGCCCTGGACAAGATTGAAAGGGAAATGCTGAAGCTTATTCCTTTTCTAACTGATGCAAAAAGAAAAGAAGTCCTGAAATATCTGAATGTTATATGTGATGAAAAAGTAAAGGCTGATGCAAAACTGATTACCTTTAAGAACGGCATTTACAACATTGAAGATGATTCATTCATGGACTTTTCACCACAGCATGTAATTACTAACAAAATCAACTGGAATTACAACCCTGCTGCTTATTCCGAAATTGCAGATAAGACATTGAATAAGCTTGCTTGTCAAGATGAACAGGTAAGGTTGTTGCTGGAAGAACTGATTGGATACACGTTTTACAGAAGAAATGAATTAGGAAAAGCCTTTATTCTTACTGGTACTGGTGCAAATGGTAAATCAACATTCATTGCTGTTCTGAATCATATCCTGGGGGATAAGAACATTGCAGCATTAGATTTAAAGGAACTTGGTGACAGATTTTCAACAGTCACATTATATGGGAAACTGGCAAACTTGGGTGATGACATTGGAAGTAACTTTATTCCTGACCCTTCCCTTTTCAAGAAGATTACAACAGGGGATAAGATTACAGCAGAACAGAAAGGGCAGCCAAAATTTGAATTCAACCCATACTGTAAGCTTATATTCAGTGCTAATAATGTTCCAAGAATGAATGACAGAAGTAATGCAATAATCAGAAGGTTGGTCATCATACCCTTTGAAGCAAAATTCAGTGATAAAGATAATGACCATGACCCTGAAATCAAGTATAAGCTGCAAAGTCAAGAATCAATTGAATACTTAATAAGCCTTGGAATAACCAGCCTGAAAAGGGTATTGAAAAACAAGAAGTTTTCAATATCAGAAAAAATCAAGAAAGAAGTGGATGAATTTGAGGTTGAAAATAACCCTGTCCTTGGATTTTTAAGGGAATGTGAAGAAGAAGATGTTCAGGTTGAAAATGAGCCTACAAAAGAAATATATCAAAGATACAAAGGATATTGTTCAAGAAATGGCTTTCAGGAAATGTCAAAGACTTCATTTTCAAGGCAGTTAAATCAAGTTGCTGGCTATACAACAGCAGTGACCAGGCTAAAAGGAAGTTTAAGCAGGGTGTATGTTAAAGCGGATAATGTAACTGTAACGTAA
- a CDS encoding Mor transcription activator family protein, whose translation MSNVLKIEKLISYIGEDDFQQLVENEPGMHVYIPKRFDGRFHDIKQRNKLIREDYYNGVDVPELSVKYGLSEAWVYKIIAKR comes from the coding sequence ATGTCAAACGTACTAAAAATTGAAAAGTTAATATCATATATTGGTGAAGATGACTTTCAGCAATTAGTGGAAAATGAACCAGGGATGCACGTCTATATTCCCAAAAGATTTGATGGTAGATTCCATGACATAAAGCAGCGGAATAAGCTGATAAGAGAAGATTATTATAATGGGGTAGATGTTCCTGAATTGTCGGTTAAATATGGATTAAGTGAAGCATGGGTTTATAAGATTATTGCTAAGAGATAA
- a CDS encoding sigma factor, protein MDVLQRKEDDKRLKKLITAYKNGNQIALVEIFEFCEGMVERMSTKYYSIAIKRSMSIEDLKQEAYLGLLGAVNHFKVCKDNSFISYAFSAMNYQILVYIRNNSNQFVKTDVKKGFASLSSMDEALNGETDTTLGEMLPDECSEDEFHEIEKLVDNEILKKDIQMMLEDVIASDAEIALMKDIYGLDGETYSLNEICEKHNLTLKELVFKERLMVMQIRNCGKLENYLEKFDYHCKEAYKYGVQRFKDTRVSSTEYVAFMNMEGQEDLRRKVVNEE, encoded by the coding sequence ATGGATGTATTACAAAGAAAAGAAGATGATAAAAGGCTGAAAAAACTAATAACCGCTTACAAGAATGGAAATCAAATTGCATTGGTTGAAATATTTGAATTCTGTGAAGGTATGGTTGAGCGAATGTCAACTAAATATTATTCCATTGCTATCAAAAGAAGTATGTCGATTGAAGATTTGAAACAGGAAGCATACCTGGGGTTGCTTGGGGCTGTTAATCATTTTAAGGTTTGCAAGGATAACAGTTTTATATCATATGCCTTTTCAGCAATGAATTATCAGATATTGGTATATATCAGGAACAATTCTAACCAGTTTGTTAAAACTGATGTGAAAAAAGGCTTTGCTTCTTTATCAAGCATGGATGAAGCACTAAATGGTGAAACAGATACAACTTTAGGTGAAATGTTGCCTGATGAATGTAGTGAAGATGAATTTCATGAAATAGAAAAACTGGTTGATAATGAAATCCTGAAAAAGGACATCCAAATGATGTTGGAAGATGTCATTGCAAGTGATGCTGAAATAGCCTTAATGAAAGATATATATGGGCTGGATGGTGAAACATATTCCCTTAATGAAATATGTGAAAAGCACAATCTAACATTAAAGGAATTGGTCTTTAAAGAAAGACTAATGGTAATGCAAATTAGGAATTGTGGTAAGCTGGAAAATTATTTAGAAAAGTTTGATTACCACTGCAAAGAAGCTTACAAGTATGGGGTTCAAAGGTTTAAGGATACCAGGGTTTCATCAACTGAATATGTGGCATTTATGAACATGGAAGGTCAGGAAGATTTAAGAAGAAAGGTGGTGAATGAAGAATGA